One genomic region from Saprospiraceae bacterium encodes:
- a CDS encoding carboxypeptidase-like regulatory domain-containing protein — MHHRNLLSLAFFLITIGLWGQNYIDSNLVQFSGMVVTDQKNEPLPIPYAHVGVENTRRGTYADRNGFFSLVVQKGDKLVFSAVGFKSAHYEVAVDLKDNRYSVFQILYSDTLTLPETVIYPWPSREHFKLEFLALDVSDKMREIAAKNLANNAMANLRKSLPRDGGENFSNYQQQVVQNYYYAGQYKPINLFNVVAWKKFFDAWKEGQFKKKKKSDDE, encoded by the coding sequence ATGCATCACAGGAATCTATTATCTCTGGCTTTTTTTTTGATCACTATTGGTTTGTGGGGCCAGAATTATATTGATAGCAACCTGGTGCAATTCAGCGGCATGGTGGTCACTGATCAGAAAAACGAACCCCTGCCAATACCTTATGCCCACGTAGGTGTCGAAAATACGCGTCGAGGTACTTATGCAGATCGCAATGGTTTTTTCTCCCTGGTAGTGCAAAAAGGCGACAAACTGGTTTTTAGTGCTGTAGGGTTTAAATCTGCTCATTATGAAGTTGCTGTAGATCTCAAGGATAATCGGTATTCGGTATTCCAGATCCTTTACAGTGATACACTCACCTTGCCTGAAACGGTGATTTACCCCTGGCCTAGTAGAGAACATTTTAAATTGGAGTTTCTAGCACTCGATGTGTCAGACAAAATGAGGGAGATTGCAGCCAAAAATCTTGCAAACAATGCTATGGCTAACCTCAGAAAATCACTCCCTAGGGATGGAGGTGAAAACTTTAGCAATTACCAACAGCAGGTAGTGCAGAATTATTATTATGCAGGCCAGTATAAACCTATAAACCTCTTTAATGTGGTGGCTTGGAAAAAATTCTTCGATGCCTGGAAAGAAGGGCAATTCAAAAAGAAGAAGAAATCCGACGATGAATAG
- a CDS encoding ThuA domain-containing protein — protein MRMFLLLLFTLVFIAPFQQSCTSTGGHHILVFSYTTGYRHASIEPGQAAIKKLGQEHGFEVSISEDPTVFTDESLSQYAAIVFLSTTGDILNSQQEAAFMRYIQAGGGYVGVHAAADTEYSWPWYGKLAGAYFHSHPKQANAAIKITCDGSAACKDLPSVWSRWDEWYNYRDVQPDLHVIASLDETSYEGGNMQGNHPIAWYHEFDGGRAFYTGLGHTDSSYIEPAFLGHLLGGIEYAMDHKKLDYSKAYTIAMPEENRFEKSVLAANLDEPMQMDIMQDGSVLIAERKGNIKLYNPSTGLIEYITSMPVHTKYEDGLLGIVLDPAYETNHYVYMFYSPVGDIPTQHVSRFVLKDKSLDMASEKIILKIPVQRDECCHSAGYLKIGGDGLLYISVGDNTNPFASDGFNPIDERPGRMPWDAQKSSSNTNDLRGKILRIRVLPDGSYEIPEGNLFKPGTPKTRPEIFVMGCRNPFRFSVDDRRKLVHWGDVGPDAGRDSLGRGPKGYDFFGQAGEGGGYYGWPYVRGNGHSYNDYDFAAQKSGPLFDPNHLVNNSPNNTGMTDLPPYKAPKVWYSYDRSREFPFVEIGGKNPMGGPVYYKEDYTPAAGSFPDYFDGKLFIYEWMRRWIYVVSLDKENNFIKFDRFMEGTTFANPMDMKFGPDGSLYVLNYGTKWFAQNEDAQLFKIDFNGGNRRPVAKFSVDKYNGAAPMTVNVNASESSDADRDDLSYTWLINGAEKAQGLKAKIEIPSPGTYDLQLRVNDKSGATAQTNTKIQVGNDMPLVDIEVFGNKTFFWPGRKIPYSISIQDKEDGSNETGTLSPANIQVSSAFIQEGQDLAALQASGHLAGMNQSPNESGRLLIEKSDCKTCHSPTQAINGPSYTQVAQRYQGKEGIDKVLAHKVITGGTGNWGDRAMAAHPQLSEGEVKQMVNYILSFAGGSQDNKTAISNMLSGVVDVKSSGKGNYVISASYTDRGYNGIPALSNQAAWTLKNSLIQATDADIKSSKVTTNEANGAKTITLHHNDYIGLNDIDFKDLKGVMMNYTASTTGKIEVRLDDPENGTQIGELMVSPSDGVAGLKELSGMSDLKFTKGFHAIYFVFKADKVEASASFKPSVLEFKFPENM, from the coding sequence ATGCGAATGTTTTTGCTGCTCCTTTTTACTTTGGTTTTTATAGCTCCGTTCCAACAGTCCTGCACCTCTACGGGGGGGCATCATATCCTCGTGTTTTCTTATACTACAGGGTATAGACATGCCTCCATCGAACCGGGTCAGGCAGCCATCAAAAAACTTGGTCAGGAACACGGTTTTGAAGTAAGTATAAGCGAAGACCCAACTGTTTTCACAGATGAATCTCTAAGCCAATATGCTGCCATCGTTTTTTTGAGTACTACCGGAGATATTCTCAATAGTCAGCAGGAAGCAGCGTTTATGCGATATATCCAGGCAGGTGGGGGATATGTGGGAGTACACGCTGCTGCCGATACGGAGTATAGTTGGCCCTGGTATGGCAAACTGGCAGGAGCCTATTTTCACAGCCATCCCAAGCAAGCCAATGCCGCCATCAAGATCACTTGTGATGGATCGGCAGCCTGTAAGGACTTGCCATCGGTCTGGTCAAGGTGGGATGAGTGGTACAACTACCGGGATGTACAGCCGGATCTCCATGTGATTGCCTCGTTAGACGAGACTTCTTATGAAGGGGGTAATATGCAGGGTAATCATCCTATCGCCTGGTATCACGAGTTTGATGGAGGACGGGCATTTTATACCGGTCTCGGCCATACTGACAGCTCCTATATAGAGCCCGCCTTTCTCGGGCACCTCCTCGGCGGCATAGAGTATGCCATGGATCATAAAAAACTGGATTATTCCAAGGCTTATACCATCGCCATGCCTGAAGAAAACCGGTTCGAAAAATCGGTGCTGGCCGCTAACCTTGATGAGCCCATGCAAATGGATATCATGCAAGATGGCAGCGTCCTGATCGCAGAGCGAAAAGGCAATATCAAATTGTACAATCCATCGACCGGCCTCATCGAATATATCACCAGTATGCCTGTACATACCAAGTACGAAGATGGCCTATTAGGAATAGTTTTGGATCCCGCATATGAGACCAATCACTATGTGTATATGTTTTATTCTCCGGTAGGTGATATTCCGACACAACATGTATCGAGATTTGTATTAAAAGATAAGTCCCTGGATATGGCTTCCGAAAAAATCATACTCAAGATTCCTGTGCAACGAGACGAGTGTTGTCATAGTGCCGGCTATCTCAAAATCGGGGGAGATGGATTGTTGTATATTTCAGTGGGTGACAATACCAATCCCTTTGCTTCTGATGGTTTCAATCCGATCGACGAGAGGCCGGGTCGCATGCCCTGGGATGCTCAAAAATCTTCTTCCAACACCAATGATCTCCGCGGAAAAATACTTCGCATCAGGGTTTTGCCCGACGGCAGCTATGAAATCCCTGAAGGCAATCTTTTTAAACCCGGCACGCCTAAGACCAGGCCTGAAATATTCGTAATGGGCTGTCGCAATCCTTTTAGATTTTCCGTAGATGATCGGCGAAAACTGGTGCATTGGGGTGATGTAGGACCCGATGCAGGACGAGACAGCCTGGGTCGCGGACCTAAGGGCTATGACTTTTTTGGTCAGGCAGGAGAAGGCGGCGGATATTATGGATGGCCCTATGTTCGTGGCAATGGTCACTCATACAATGACTATGACTTTGCTGCCCAAAAAAGTGGTCCACTCTTTGACCCAAACCATTTAGTCAATAATTCTCCTAACAACACCGGTATGACAGACCTGCCTCCATACAAGGCTCCAAAAGTCTGGTACTCTTATGATCGCAGTCGTGAATTCCCTTTTGTGGAGATAGGAGGTAAAAATCCAATGGGTGGACCGGTATACTATAAAGAAGATTATACTCCTGCTGCAGGCTCTTTTCCTGATTATTTTGATGGGAAATTATTCATCTACGAATGGATGCGCCGATGGATCTATGTCGTGAGTCTCGACAAAGAAAACAACTTTATCAAGTTCGATCGATTTATGGAGGGCACCACTTTTGCCAACCCGATGGACATGAAGTTTGGGCCAGATGGATCGCTCTATGTACTCAACTATGGTACCAAATGGTTTGCGCAAAATGAAGATGCTCAATTATTCAAAATCGATTTTAATGGAGGTAATCGGAGGCCGGTGGCTAAATTTAGTGTGGATAAATATAATGGGGCAGCACCAATGACCGTCAATGTCAATGCCAGTGAATCCTCAGATGCGGATCGCGATGACCTTAGCTACACCTGGCTGATCAATGGGGCAGAAAAGGCCCAAGGGTTAAAAGCAAAAATCGAGATCCCATCACCCGGGACCTACGATCTTCAACTTAGAGTGAATGATAAAAGTGGCGCCACAGCCCAGACCAATACCAAAATTCAAGTAGGCAATGATATGCCTCTGGTAGATATCGAAGTTTTTGGCAACAAGACTTTTTTCTGGCCAGGTCGAAAAATACCCTATTCTATCTCCATTCAAGATAAAGAAGATGGGTCCAACGAAACCGGCACCCTTAGTCCTGCTAACATCCAGGTCTCCTCTGCATTTATCCAGGAAGGCCAGGACCTGGCCGCGCTCCAGGCAAGTGGACACCTGGCAGGCATGAATCAATCACCCAATGAATCTGGTCGTCTGTTAATTGAAAAGTCAGATTGCAAGACCTGCCACAGCCCGACCCAGGCTATCAATGGACCCTCCTATACCCAGGTCGCCCAACGCTATCAAGGTAAAGAAGGCATAGATAAGGTACTGGCTCATAAAGTGATCACTGGTGGTACTGGCAACTGGGGCGACCGTGCCATGGCAGCCCACCCTCAACTCAGTGAAGGAGAAGTGAAACAAATGGTCAATTATATACTCTCTTTTGCCGGGGGTTCGCAGGACAATAAAACGGCTATCTCCAATATGCTCAGTGGGGTGGTGGATGTCAAATCCTCCGGCAAGGGCAATTATGTGATCTCCGCAAGCTATACGGACAGAGGTTATAATGGGATCCCTGCTCTATCCAATCAAGCTGCCTGGACTTTAAAAAATAGTTTAATCCAAGCTACCGATGCAGATATCAAATCCAGCAAGGTCACCACAAATGAAGCCAATGGTGCAAAGACTATCACCCTGCATCACAATGATTATATCGGATTGAATGACATAGATTTTAAAGACCTCAAAGGAGTCATGATGAATTATACTGCCAGCACTACAGGCAAAATAGAAGTTAGACTGGATGATCCGGAAAACGGCACACAAATAGGTGAATTGATGGTGAGTCCCAGTGACGGTGTAGCAGGTTTAAAAGAGTTGAGCGGCATGTCAGATTTAAAATTTACAAAAGGATTCCACGCGATCTATTTCGTATTCAAAGCTGACAAAGTGGAAGCTTCTGCAAGTTTTAAGCCTTCTGTGTTAGAGTTTAAGTTTCCGGAGAATATGTAG
- a CDS encoding Nramp family divalent metal transporter: MQKDPYEITVDTIKEPPIRFFDKLKFLGPGFILSASIVGSGELIATTILGAKAGFAAFWIIILSCLIKVAVQLQFGKHAIQSGETTMRAFDKIPGPRFKKSSWAVWTVLGLTFLKIIQLGGMVGSTALVLRMLFSGGSTFMWAVIVALMAAILIYKDYYPLVEKGSLVMIACFTVLTLGSLYLLSKTPYAFTVSDVWNGMKFKLPPDLILVAIGAFGITGVAADETIAYNYWCLEKGYAAYTGPKTPGVDDPQRNARAQGWIKVMTLDAIFAMIIYTLVTAAFYLLGAAILFKRGEIPEGNFLIEKLALIYTESLGPGVKTAYLIGAFFVLFSSVFATCAAMTRLYSDGTGVLGWYDFKDVVKRKKVVAFLAFLFPALWVLMYKTINLPVLMILSGGVVGSVLLLLVGYAAIHFKYQRKLDQAESKIYDLFFWLSILSIVFVAIYGLYSLF, from the coding sequence ATGCAGAAAGATCCATACGAAATAACCGTAGACACCATCAAAGAACCACCTATCCGTTTTTTTGATAAACTTAAATTTTTAGGACCAGGTTTTATACTCTCGGCTTCAATCGTTGGTTCCGGTGAGCTTATAGCTACTACCATATTAGGAGCTAAAGCTGGATTTGCAGCATTTTGGATCATTATACTCAGCTGTTTGATCAAAGTGGCTGTCCAGCTCCAATTTGGCAAACATGCCATTCAAAGTGGTGAAACCACCATGCGTGCTTTTGATAAGATACCTGGTCCCAGGTTTAAGAAAAGCTCCTGGGCGGTATGGACGGTCCTCGGCTTGACATTTCTCAAAATCATTCAGCTTGGAGGCATGGTGGGAAGCACAGCCCTGGTACTCCGGATGCTGTTTAGCGGGGGCTCTACTTTTATGTGGGCAGTGATCGTAGCCCTGATGGCTGCCATCCTTATTTACAAAGACTATTATCCCCTGGTTGAAAAAGGCTCATTGGTCATGATAGCTTGCTTCACCGTGCTGACACTTGGTTCTCTTTATTTGTTGAGCAAAACGCCCTATGCATTTACGGTGAGTGATGTATGGAATGGGATGAAATTCAAATTGCCGCCGGATCTTATCCTGGTCGCTATCGGAGCCTTTGGAATCACCGGTGTCGCTGCTGATGAGACGATAGCGTACAATTATTGGTGCCTGGAGAAAGGTTATGCAGCTTACACCGGACCTAAAACACCAGGAGTAGATGATCCACAGCGAAATGCCAGGGCGCAAGGATGGATCAAAGTCATGACCCTGGATGCCATTTTTGCAATGATTATTTATACCCTGGTGACAGCGGCTTTTTACTTATTAGGAGCTGCCATCCTATTTAAACGAGGAGAAATCCCGGAAGGAAACTTTTTGATAGAAAAGCTCGCCCTGATCTATACAGAGTCCCTGGGGCCCGGCGTGAAAACAGCCTATCTCATCGGAGCATTTTTTGTGTTGTTCAGCAGTGTATTTGCCACTTGTGCTGCCATGACCAGGTTGTACAGCGATGGGACCGGTGTATTGGGATGGTATGATTTTAAAGATGTAGTCAAAAGGAAAAAAGTGGTTGCCTTCCTGGCATTTTTGTTTCCAGCTTTGTGGGTTCTCATGTACAAGACGATCAATCTGCCCGTTTTGATGATTTTATCGGGTGGTGTGGTTGGCTCAGTATTACTCTTGCTGGTTGGATATGCAGCTATTCATTTTAAATATCAGCGCAAGCTTGATCAGGCCGAGAGCAAGATCTATGATTTGTTTTTTTGGTTAAGTATTTTGTCCATCGTATTTGTCGCTATTTATGGATTGTATAGTTTGTTTTAA
- a CDS encoding alpha/beta hydrolase yields MKYTVLLLICYIQSVAQTQIHLWPNGAPGFEARKDEPEQAKDWWVKNIHNPSITVYQPATGTANGTAVLICPGGGHRELVFNPEGKDAAAYFNSIGVTGFVLKYRLAREENSPYLLDVHPRQDINRAMRMIRSKAAEWHLMQDKIGVMGFSAGGEVAAMVAYSGGSILGSMDSIDLADSRPNFQILIYPGPYGIPETVPDNAPATFMLVANDDPCCSQPVVDLLSKYRKAKRPIEAHIYAQGSHAFNMGLRSKLRTLHSWPDRLTDWMIDNGWVKE; encoded by the coding sequence ATGAAATATACGGTCCTGTTATTAATCTGCTACATTCAAAGTGTCGCTCAAACACAAATTCATCTCTGGCCCAATGGTGCTCCGGGATTTGAAGCCCGGAAGGATGAGCCAGAACAAGCCAAAGATTGGTGGGTAAAAAATATTCACAATCCTTCTATCACGGTGTATCAGCCAGCCACCGGCACGGCCAATGGTACAGCAGTATTGATCTGTCCCGGGGGTGGACATAGGGAGTTGGTGTTTAATCCCGAAGGCAAGGATGCGGCAGCGTATTTTAATAGCATCGGCGTGACTGGTTTTGTATTAAAATATCGACTGGCCAGGGAAGAAAACTCGCCTTATTTATTGGATGTACATCCTCGCCAGGATATCAATAGGGCTATGCGTATGATCAGAAGCAAGGCTGCTGAGTGGCATCTCATGCAAGACAAAATCGGGGTGATGGGATTTTCGGCCGGTGGGGAGGTCGCCGCTATGGTGGCATATTCAGGTGGCAGTATCCTGGGCTCCATGGATTCAATAGATTTGGCAGATAGTAGACCAAATTTTCAGATTTTGATCTATCCGGGGCCATATGGTATTCCTGAGACTGTACCGGATAATGCTCCTGCTACCTTTATGTTAGTCGCCAATGACGATCCTTGCTGTTCTCAGCCGGTGGTGGACCTGCTCAGTAAGTATCGAAAAGCCAAGCGACCCATCGAGGCCCATATCTATGCACAGGGATCTCATGCTTTCAATATGGGTTTACGTAGCAAGCTGCGTACCCTGCACAGCTGGCCGGATCGATTGACTGATTGGATGATCGACAATGGTTGGGTCAAAGAATGA
- a CDS encoding TrpB-like pyridoxal phosphate-dependent enzyme, with translation MEKKILLTENEIPTHWYNIVASMTNKPLPPLHPGTKEPIGPEMLAPLFPMELILQEVSGEKYIEIPDAVREAYKIYRPTPMYRAYGLEALLDTPAHIYYKYEGVSPSGSHKPNTAIPQAYYNKQQGVKRIVTETGAGQWGSALAFACNMFGIECEVYMVKVSYDQKPYRRVMMETFGAKVHASPTDHTASGRKILAGDPNSPGSLGIAISEAIERAAPDADTKYALGSVLNHVLLHQTVVGQEAMLQMEKAGEMPDIIVAPFGGGSNFAGLTFPFLRLNLEEGKSIRAIASEPLSCPKLTRGVFSYDFGDSIGMTPLLPMYTLGHEFVPASIHAGGLRYHGAGVIVSQLLRDKLIEARAHAQLECFDAGVKFARAEGIIPAPEATHAIATVFQEAIKAREEGTKKTILFNLCGHGHFDMQAYADYFAGKLQDHVLSEAEIADLTSKLIPA, from the coding sequence ATGGAAAAGAAAATCTTGCTCACCGAAAATGAGATTCCCACGCATTGGTACAATATCGTGGCCAGTATGACCAACAAACCGCTGCCACCGCTGCATCCCGGCACCAAAGAACCGATAGGACCAGAGATGCTCGCCCCCTTATTCCCGATGGAGCTCATCCTGCAAGAAGTATCTGGTGAAAAATATATTGAGATCCCTGATGCAGTACGGGAAGCCTATAAAATCTATCGACCTACGCCAATGTATAGGGCATACGGTCTCGAAGCTTTACTTGACACTCCAGCTCATATCTATTACAAATACGAAGGGGTAAGCCCAAGCGGTTCTCACAAACCCAATACAGCTATCCCCCAAGCCTATTACAATAAACAACAAGGGGTAAAACGGATCGTGACAGAGACCGGCGCTGGACAATGGGGCAGTGCTCTGGCTTTTGCCTGCAATATGTTTGGTATCGAATGCGAAGTTTATATGGTCAAAGTAAGTTATGATCAAAAACCTTATCGAAGGGTCATGATGGAGACTTTTGGGGCTAAAGTCCATGCATCCCCAACAGATCATACAGCGTCGGGCAGGAAGATATTGGCGGGTGACCCCAACTCCCCAGGGAGTCTGGGGATAGCTATATCTGAAGCGATCGAAAGAGCTGCTCCCGATGCTGATACGAAGTATGCCTTGGGCAGCGTGCTTAATCATGTATTGTTGCACCAGACCGTCGTGGGCCAGGAGGCCATGCTTCAAATGGAGAAAGCCGGTGAAATGCCAGATATCATTGTAGCCCCTTTTGGCGGCGGCTCTAATTTTGCCGGATTGACTTTTCCGTTTTTGAGATTAAACCTGGAGGAAGGCAAGTCGATCCGTGCGATCGCCAGTGAACCACTCTCCTGCCCAAAACTAACCCGAGGCGTATTTAGTTATGATTTTGGAGATTCTATAGGTATGACACCATTGTTGCCTATGTATACACTGGGACATGAGTTTGTACCAGCATCCATCCATGCCGGAGGGCTGAGATATCATGGTGCCGGTGTCATCGTCTCCCAACTATTAAGAGACAAGCTTATCGAGGCCAGAGCACATGCACAGCTGGAGTGTTTCGATGCCGGCGTAAAGTTTGCTCGGGCAGAAGGTATCATCCCTGCGCCAGAAGCTACTCATGCAATCGCCACGGTTTTTCAGGAAGCCATTAAAGCGAGAGAAGAAGGAACTAAAAAAACCATTCTATTTAATCTGTGTGGACATGGTCATTTTGACATGCAGGCTTATGCTGATTATTTTGCTGGCAAACTGCAAGATCATGTACTGAGTGAAGCAGAAATTGCAGATTTGACGAGTAAATTGATACCAGCTTAA
- a CDS encoding amidohydrolase family protein, translated as MPLYHSKLIYTASSADPLYDHVISTEEDGTILDIRPYADIEREAAVQMLPGIIVPGFINAHCHLELSHMRGMIPTGTGLVEFIRQVVTRRGAEAAHIAAHIAEADNEMYRQGIVAVGDISNVSDSFEQKGRSDLRYNTFVEAFDLMQPDNATAEFEKSNQIFEALHCKKGDYKSIVPHATYSVSDPLFRLIRAHQAPGGTASIHHQETEAENQFIASKSGSLVSFFLSFGLNLDQYHAHGLLASSVPIKAMSETQRTLLVHNTMSTAEDIQAIEDWNKNVYWVTCPNANLYIENRMPKYQYWLDTPTKMCIGTDSLASNWQLSILEEIKTIQKYQSYVPFNELIKWGTINGAEALGMEDRLGSIEIGKKPGLVHVYPFDEHKSMFLPDSRATRLI; from the coding sequence ATGCCCCTTTACCACAGCAAATTAATCTACACAGCATCCAGTGCTGACCCCTTATATGATCATGTGATCTCTACTGAAGAAGATGGAACCATATTGGATATCAGACCATATGCCGACATCGAGCGTGAGGCTGCTGTCCAAATGCTACCGGGTATTATAGTCCCGGGATTTATCAATGCACATTGTCACCTGGAGCTGTCGCATATGCGTGGCATGATCCCTACAGGCACCGGTTTGGTTGAATTTATCAGGCAGGTGGTGACGCGAAGGGGTGCTGAGGCAGCCCATATTGCAGCCCATATAGCAGAAGCAGATAATGAAATGTATCGGCAAGGGATCGTGGCAGTAGGCGATATCAGTAATGTCTCAGACAGCTTCGAGCAAAAAGGTAGGTCAGATCTCCGGTACAATACGTTTGTGGAAGCCTTTGATCTTATGCAACCGGATAATGCAACTGCAGAATTTGAAAAATCCAACCAGATTTTTGAAGCCTTGCATTGTAAAAAGGGTGATTATAAATCTATAGTGCCACACGCTACCTATAGCGTATCTGACCCATTGTTTCGGTTGATTCGAGCGCACCAGGCCCCGGGAGGGACTGCCAGTATTCATCACCAGGAGACGGAAGCTGAAAACCAATTTATTGCCAGCAAATCCGGATCATTAGTGTCTTTTTTTCTAAGTTTCGGATTGAACCTGGACCAATATCATGCTCATGGATTGCTTGCCTCCAGCGTGCCAATCAAGGCCATGTCGGAGACACAACGGACTTTATTAGTACACAATACGATGAGTACTGCAGAAGATATCCAGGCTATCGAGGACTGGAATAAAAATGTCTACTGGGTGACCTGCCCCAATGCCAACCTGTACATTGAAAACAGAATGCCAAAATATCAATATTGGTTAGATACTCCCACCAAAATGTGCATTGGCACTGATAGCCTCGCATCTAATTGGCAACTATCGATCCTCGAAGAGATAAAGACGATTCAAAAATATCAATCCTATGTGCCATTCAATGAATTGATTAAATGGGGTACGATCAATGGGGCTGAGGCTCTTGGCATGGAAGATCGCCTGGGCTCAATCGAAATTGGCAAGAAACCCGGATTAGTACACGTTTATCCCTTTGATGAACATAAATCGATGTTTTTACCAGATAGCAGAGCAACTCGTCTGATCTGA
- a CDS encoding Smr/MutS family protein has product MIKADELWVGDWLRVMASGQRGRFEKQDPGGKMVLRMKDDRLISFNSEELEISQDEDIPESIEYKRSSEDAYIPDSGGITEYLFTDTIDLHYELLRNLFSHDQGSILDFQKDICERFLEHAVDKGLPHIRIIHGVGQGILKQEVEYLLSLYPEVTLVSSNPNLASIDVWLKQ; this is encoded by the coding sequence ATGATTAAGGCAGATGAATTATGGGTAGGCGACTGGTTGCGTGTGATGGCTTCAGGTCAAAGGGGCCGGTTTGAAAAACAAGATCCAGGCGGAAAAATGGTCCTTAGGATGAAAGATGATCGGCTGATTTCATTTAACTCAGAGGAGCTGGAGATCAGCCAGGACGAAGATATCCCGGAATCTATCGAATATAAAAGGTCCTCTGAAGATGCCTATATTCCGGACTCGGGCGGTATAACAGAATACCTGTTCACAGATACTATAGACTTGCATTACGAATTGCTGCGAAACTTGTTTTCTCATGACCAGGGCAGTATCCTCGATTTTCAAAAAGATATATGTGAAAGATTTTTAGAACATGCTGTAGACAAGGGGCTGCCTCATATTAGAATCATTCATGGTGTAGGCCAGGGAATTTTAAAACAGGAGGTAGAGTATCTGCTAAGCTTGTATCCCGAAGTCACTTTAGTATCTTCCAATCCCAACCTTGCTTCGATCGATGTTTGGCTAAAACAATAA
- a CDS encoding proline iminopeptidase-family hydrolase, giving the protein MKSLILSVISLVFYAACRNASVDPTVLTLAQYHQVSTPGVQSGGIRMIPIHTPKGDFKVWTKTIGHHPTIKVLLLHGGPGSTHEYWECAESFFPREGIEFILYDQLGSHYSDQPMDSSLWTNERFVEEVEQVRQALQLDENNFYLVGHSWGGILAMDYALKYQQHIKGLIISNMMSDCVAYDRYAADVLSKQMDPIVLDSIMLLESQGKYSDPRYMGLLLPHFYKKHLCRLDEWPDPVNRNFAHTNSQVYVLMQGPSEFGISGRLENWDRSKELKNINVPTLVIGATHDTMDPEHMKWMSTQFPNGRFLLCPNGSHMAMWDDQEVYFKGLISFLKEVDKG; this is encoded by the coding sequence ATGAAGTCGCTCATTTTATCGGTCATTAGTTTAGTGTTTTATGCTGCTTGCAGAAATGCTTCGGTAGATCCGACAGTACTTACCCTTGCTCAATATCATCAAGTCAGTACACCCGGAGTCCAGTCAGGAGGTATCAGGATGATTCCGATCCATACTCCAAAAGGTGATTTTAAAGTATGGACTAAAACTATTGGGCACCATCCTACCATCAAAGTATTATTGTTGCATGGAGGACCAGGCTCTACCCACGAATATTGGGAATGTGCAGAGAGTTTTTTCCCACGGGAAGGCATCGAGTTTATACTGTATGATCAGTTAGGATCACATTATTCTGATCAGCCGATGGATAGCTCACTCTGGACTAATGAAAGGTTTGTAGAAGAAGTAGAGCAGGTGCGCCAGGCATTACAACTGGATGAAAACAATTTTTACCTCGTTGGTCACAGTTGGGGAGGGATCCTGGCGATGGACTATGCACTCAAATATCAACAACATATCAAAGGTCTGATCATCTCCAATATGATGTCTGACTGTGTCGCTTATGATCGTTACGCTGCTGATGTGCTATCGAAACAAATGGATCCAATCGTTTTAGATTCCATCATGCTACTCGAATCTCAAGGCAAGTATTCAGATCCAAGATATATGGGTTTGCTTTTGCCGCATTTTTACAAAAAACATCTTTGCCGATTAGACGAATGGCCCGATCCGGTCAATCGAAATTTTGCTCATACCAATAGCCAGGTCTATGTACTGATGCAAGGTCCATCTGAGTTTGGTATCAGCGGAAGACTTGAAAACTGGGATCGCTCCAAGGAACTCAAGAATATCAATGTTCCCACTTTAGTAATCGGCGCAACCCACGACACGATGGATCCTGAACATATGAAGTGGATGTCAACCCAGTTTCCAAATGGAAGATTTTTACTCTGCCCAAATGGCAGTCATATGGCCATGTGGGATGACCAGGAGGTTTATTTCAAGGGATTGATCTCCTTTCTAAAGGAAGTAGATAAAGGATAA